The Cellulomonas oligotrophica sequence GCCGCTGGCCGAGTGGGAGCGCGAGCTGCTCGCCGGCGCGTCCGCCGACGCCGCCGAGGCGCCTGCCGCCGAGGCCGCTCCGGCCGAGGTCCCCGCGGCCGAGGCCCCCGCCGCCTCGGACGAGGCTCCCGTCGTCGCCGACGAGGCCCCGGCCGCCGAGGCCCCCGCCTCGGACGAGGCCCCGGCCGAGCAGGCCTGACGCACCCGACAGCCCCGCGGGCGGGTCGCGTGACGCGACCCGCCCGCCGCACCGGTCGTCGCCGGTGCGGGACAGAACCGAAGGACGGACGGAACTGATGGCGAACTACTCGCTGGCCGACATCAAGGCCCTGCGCGAGCGGACCGGCGCGGGCATGATGGACGTGAAGAAGGCGCTCGAGGAGGCCGAGGGCGACACCGACAAGGCCCTCGAGATCATCCGGGTCAAGGGGCTCAAGGGCGTCGGCAAGCGTGAGAGCCGCGCCGCGTCCGACGGTCTCGTCGCCGCGCACGTCGGCCCCACCGCCGACGGCGCCGGTCACGTGGGCGTCCTGGTCGAGATCAACTCGGAGACGGACTTCGTCGCCAAGAACCAGACGTTCATCTCGCTCGCGGACCGCGTGCTCGCCGCAGCCGTCGCCTCCGGCGCGGCCGACGCCGACGCGCTCCTCGCGGCCGACACGGACGGCGCGACCGTCCAGGACGTCGTCACCGAGACGGCCGCGACGCTCGGCGAGAAGGTCGTCGTGCGCCGCGTCGCCCGCCTGTCCGGCGAGCACGTCGAGGTCTACCTGCACAAGGTCAACAAGGACCTGCCGCCCCAGGTCGGCGTCCTCGTCGCCACGGACGCGGCCGGCGCGGCCGTCGCCCGCGACATCGCCACGCACGTCGCGGCGTACTCCCCGACGTACCTCTCGCGCGACGAGGTCCCCGCGGACGTCGTCGAGAACGAGCGGCGCATCGCGGAGGAGACGGCCCGCAACGAGGGCAAGCCCGAGGCCGCCCTGCCGAAGATCGTCGAGGGCCGCCTGAACGGGTACTTCAAGGAGAGCGTCCTGGTCGACCAGGCGTTCGCCAAGGACCCGAAGAAGACCGTGGGCCAGGTGCTCGCCGAGGCCGGCGGCACCCTCACGGGCTTCGTGCGCTACCGCGTGGGAGCCTGATCCGTTGACGACGGCGGTGGCCCCGGTCCGACAGGTCCGGGGCCACCGCCGCACCGGGCGCCCGCGGCCCGCCGGGCACGGTCCGGAAGCCCAGCGGGCGAGCGCGCCGGACCGGCGCCCGAGCGACGTGGAGGACACGTGACCCAGGACCCGTCCGCCGGAGCCGGACCGAAGACCGACCCGACGCCCGGTGCCGTCCCGGCCCGGCGCGTGCTGCTCAAGCTCTCCGGCGAGAGCTTCGGCGGCGGCGACGTCGGCCTGGCCGTCCCCGTCGTGCGCCGCATCGCCGGCGAGATCGCCGTCGCGGTGCGCGCCGGCGTGCAGGTCGCCATCGTCGTGGGCGGTGGCAACTTCTTCCGTGGCGCCGAGCTCTCGCAGTCCGGCATGGACCGTGCCCGCGCCGACTACATGGGCATGCTCGGCACGGTGATGAACTGCCTCGCGCTCCAGGACTTCCTCGAGCAGGCCGGGGTGAGCACCCGCGTGCAGACCGCCATCACGATGGGCCAGGTCGCCGAGCCGTACATCCCCCTGCGCGCGATCCGGCACCTGGAGAAGGGTCGTGTCGTGATCTTCGGGGCCGGCGCCGGCATGCCGTACTTCTCGACCGACACCGTGGCGGTGCAGCGCGCGCTCGAGACGCACTGCCAGGAGGTCCTCATGGGCAAGAACGGCGTCGACGGCGTCTACTCCGCGGACCCGCGGCACGACCCCGACGCCCGCAAGCTCGACCACCTGACGTACACCGAGGCGATCGTGGGCGAGCTCGGCGTGATGGACACCTCCGCGCTGAGCCTGTGCCGCGACAACGACGTGCCGATGCGGGTCTTCGGCCTCGAGGAGCACGGCAACGTCACGCGTGCGCTCGAGGGTGAGAAGATCGGCACGCTCGTCACCGCGAGCTGACCGACCCGCCCTCCGGGGGCGACCTGCACCACCAGACGTTAGGAGCACCGGTGATCGACGACACACTCCTCGAGGCCGAGGAGAAGATGGACAAGGCCGTGGAGGTCGCCAAGGAGGACTTCGCGGCGATCCGCACCGGCCGGGCGAACGCGGCGATGTTCGCGAAGGTCTTCGTCGACTACTACGGCGCCCTGACCCCCCTGCAGCAGCTGGCGTCGTTCAACGTCGTCGAGGCGCGCACGATCCTGGTGTCGCCGTTCGACAAGTCGTCGATGACGGCGATCGAGCGTGCCCTGCGCGACTCGGACCTCGGCGTCAACCCGACCAACGACGGTGCGGTCATCCGCGTCGTGCTGCCCGCGCTGACCGCCGAGCGTCGCAAGGACTTCGTCAAGCTCGCCAAGAGCAAGGCCGAGGACGCGCGCATCTCCGTGCGGTCCGTGCGCCGCCGCGCCAAGGAGACGCTCGACAAGATCGTCAAGGACGGCGAGGCGGGCGAGGACGAGGTCGTGCGCGCCGAGAAGGAGCTCGAGGTGCTCACCAAGAAGCACGTCGAGCTGATCGACCACCTCCTCGCGTCCAAGGAGAGCGAGCTGCTCGAGGTCTGATGACGCAGCTCGCCGCCCCTCGCAACACCAGCCCCGGCCGGGACCTGCCGGCCGCGGTGGTCGTCGGCCTCGTCCTCCTGGGCGTGGTGGCGGCCTCGCTGTTCGTCCGCAAGGAGGCGTTCGCGGTCGTCGCGGTCGTCGCGGTGGGCGCGGCGGTCTGGGAGCTCGCGCACGCGTTCTCGCGCCGCTCGATCCACCTGCCGCTGCTGCCGCTGCTCGTCGGCACCGCGGGCATCCTCGTCTCGGCCTACGCCGCCGGCACCGAGGCGCTCTTCGTCTCGTTCCTGCTGACGGTCGGCGGTGCCGTCGTCTGGCGGGTCCTCGACGGCAACGGCGAGCCCGCGCTGCGGGACGCGACGGCGGCCGCGTTCGCGGCTGCCTACCTGCCGTTCCTCGGCGGGTTCGTCATGCTCATGCTCGCCGAGCCCGACGGCGCGCTGCGCGTGCTGGTGTTCATCCTGCTCGCGGTCGCGTGCGACACCGGCGGGTACGTCGTCGGCACGCTGCTCGGCCGGCACCCCCTGGCCCCCTCGGTCAGCCCGAAGAAGTCCTGGGAGGGGCTGCTCGGCTCGATCGTGCTCGCGAGCGTCGTCGGCGTCGTGGGCGTGCAGCTCGCGTTCGACGGGGAGCCGCTCGTGGGCGTCGTCGTGGCCCTGGGCGTCGTCGTCTCGGCGACCCTGGGCGACCTCGCCGAGTCCATGCTCAAGCGCGACCTCGAGCTCAAGGACATGGGCCGGCTGCTGCCGGGCCACGGCGGTGTGCTCGACCGCATCGACTCGATGCTCCTGACCGCGCCCACGGTGTGGGTGCTGCTCACGGTGCTGCTGCCCTCGGGTGGCTGAACCGCACGCACCCTCGCCCGGTGCCCCCGGCGCCGACCCACCGGCGACCACCACGACCACGCCGCCCGTCGGCGACGACCCCCACGCGAGAGGAGCCGCGACCATGAGCGCCACCCCCGTCCGGCTGCAGCTGAGCGCCACCACCCGCGGTGCGCGCGGCAAGCCCCCGCGCCACTTCGTCGACCTGACGCCCGAGGAGCGGGTCGAGGCCGTGACGGCGCTCGGCGAGAAGCCGTTCCGCGCCAAGCAGCTCGCGACGCACTACTTCACGCACCTGACGAACGACCCCGAGAAGATGACGGACCTGCCGAAGGCCTCGCGGGACGTCCTCACCGGTGACCTGTTCCCCCGGCTGCTGACGGCGACGCGGACGTTGACGGCCGACGGCGGCACGACCGTCAAGACGCTGTACCACCTGTTCGACGACGCCAAGGTCGAGTCGGTGCTCATGCGGTACGCGAACCGCACGACCCTGTGCGTGTCGAGCCAGGCGGGCTGCGGCCTCGCGTGCTCGTTCTGCGCGACCGGCCAGCTCGGCCTGACGCGCAACCTGTCGACCGCGGAGATCGTGGAGCAGGTGCGCGAGGCGGCGCGGGCGCTGGCGGCCGGCGAGGTGCCGGGCGGCGCGACCCGCCTGACCAACGTCGTCTTCATGGGCATGGGCGAGCCGCTGGCCAACTACAAGGCCGTGATGGGCACCGTGCGACGCCTGGTCGCGCCCGCCCCCGACGGCCTCGGCATGTCGGCCCGCAACGTCACCGTCTCGACGGTGGGGATGGTGCCGGCGATGGACAAGCTCGCCGGCGAGGGCATCCCGGTGACGCTCGCGCTGTCGCTGCACGCCCCCGACGACGAGCTGCGCAGCGAGCTCGTGCCGGTGAACACGCGCTGGGACGTCGACGACGCGCTGGACTCCGCACGCCGGTACTTCGACGCGACGGGCCGGCGGGTGTCGATCGAGTACGCGCTGATCCGGGACGTCAACGACCACGCGTGGCGTGCGGACCTGCTCGGCGAGAAGCTCGCGGCGCGGGGCACCGGCTGGGTGCACTGCAACCCGATCCCGCTGAACCCGACGCCGGGTTCGCGCTGGACGGCGAGCGACCCGGCCGTGGAGCGGGAGTTCGTGGCACGCTTGCGGGCGCACGGCATCCCCACGACCATCCGGGACACGCGCGGCAGCGACATCGACGGCGCCTGCGGGCAGCTCGCCGCGGAGGAGGACCAGTGAGCGACGGCATGTTCCGCACCGTCTCCGGGCTCAAGCGCGGGTACGACCCCGACGAGGTCGACGAGTTCTTCGAGCACGCGCGCACCCTGTACGAGACGGGGCCGGCGAGCGAGCTCACGGGAGCCCAGGTGCGCAAGGTCGCGTTCGACATGGTCCGCGGGGGCTACGTGACCTCGGCGGTCGACGCGGCGCTGGACCGGCTGGAGCACGCGTTCGTGGCGCGCCAGCGCGCGCAGCACGTGGCCGAGCGCGGCCAGGACGCGTGGATGGCGGAGCTCGGCGCGCAGGCGCGGACGCTGTACGGCCGGCTCGGACGCCCCGACGGTGACCGGTTCGCCCCGCCGCAGGGCCGTGAGCCCGGCTACGAGCCCGCCGACGTCGACGCGCTGTGCCACCGCCTCGTCGCGTACTTCGACAAGGGTGCGCCGCTGACCGCCGCGGAGGTCCGCTCGGCGACCTTCCGGCGCCGCAACGGCCGCAACGGCTACGCCGAGGGCCCCGTCGACGCGTTCTTCGCCCGGGCCGTGGACGTGCTGCTCGGCGTGGAGTGACCTCGCGCCGCTGAGGCGTCGTCCCCGCTGGGCCGTGGTGCCTGGTGGGGCGTCGTCCCTGGTGCGACGGCGTCCCGTGGTCGCGCGGACGCCGCGAGGTGGCCCGGGCGGTGCCGGTCGTCTGGGATCATCGACGCCATGAGCAGGCGCACCGTCACCGTCCTCGGCTCCACCGGCTCCGTCGGCACGCAGGCGTTGGAGCTCCTCGCCCGCGACCCGTCGCGCTTCGCGCTCGTCGGGCTGTCCGCCGGCGGGGGCAACGTCGAGCTGCTCGTCGAGCAGGCGCGCGCGCACCGCGTGCCGGTCGTGGCCGTCGCGGACGTCGTCGCCGCGGCCGTGGTGCGCGACCTGCTGCCCGGCGTCGAGGTCCTGTCCGGCCCCGACGCGGCCGCCGACCTCGCCGGCCGCGGGGCGGACGTCGTGCTCAACGCCATCACGGGCTCGGTCGGGCTGCTGCCGACGCTCGCCGCGCTGCGGGCGGGCAGCACCCTGGCCCTGGCGAACAAGGAGTCGCTGGTCGTCGGCGGCGCGCTCGTGCGCGCGGCGACCGTGCGGCCCGACCAGATCGTCCCTGTCGACTCCGAGCACTCCGCCATCGCCCAGGCCCTGCGCTCGGGTGCGCGCGCCGAGGTGCGCCGCCTGGTGCTGACCGCGTCCGGCGGGCCGTTCCGCGGCTGGTCGGCCGACGCGGTGGCGCGGGCCACGCCGGAGCAGGCGCTCGCGCACCCGACGTGGGCGATGGGTCCGGTGATCACCGTGAACTCGGCGAGCCTGATGAACAAGGGCCTGGAGCTCATCGAGGCGCACCTGCTCTTCGACGTGCCGGTCGACGACGTCGCCGTGGTCGTGCACCCGCAGTCGGTGGTGCACTCGATGGTGGAGTTCGTCGACGGGTCGACGATCGCGCAGGCGTCCCCGCCGGACATGCGGCTGCCGATCGCGCTGGGCCTGGCGTGGCCGGAGCGGGTGGCGGGTGCGGCGAGCCCGTGCGACTGGTCGACCGCCACGTCGTGGACGTTCGAGCCGCTGGACGAGGTGGTGTTCCCGGCGGTGCGGCTGGCGCGCGAGGCGGTGGCGGCGTCGGCGACGCACCCCGCGGTGTACAACGCGGCCAACGAGGAGGGCGTCGCGGCGTTCCTCGCGGGGCGGATCGCGTTCGGCGACGTCGTCACGACGGTGGAGAAGGTGCTCGCCGAGCACGAGGGCACCACCGCCGACGGCACGACGCTCGACGTGGTCCTCGAGGTCGAACGCTGGGCCCGGGCGCGCGCGAACGAGGTCCTGGCGGTCTGACCCGCCGCCCGTCGCCGGCCCGCGGGGGCGTCACCGGGACGAGCCGGGCCGTCGCCGGCCCGGACGGGGACGGCCGTGCCGTGACGTCCGGGTCAGTGCCCGAGGAACGGGGACAGCGCGCGGGCGACGAGGCTGGGACGGCCGGTGCGGCGCTCGGCGGCGTCGGCCCAGGTCGCGGCCCAGCGGGCGGCGGTGATCTCGGCCCAGCGCACGGGCTCGGGCTCCCACGCCGGCGAGCGGTGCCCGACCCACGGGAGCCGGGTCAGGGGCGTGTCGGCGCCGGTGATCAGATCGGCCAGGGTGCGCCCCGCGAGGTTGGCGGTGCCGACCCCGTCGCCGACGTAGCCGCCGGCCCAGCCGATCCCCGTCGACGGGTCGAGCCCCACGGACGCGTGCCAGTCGCGGGGCACGCCGAGCGCACCGCCCCACGTGTGGGTCACGGCGTGGTCGGCGACGGCGGGGAACAGCTCGACGAGGGTGCGGTGCAGGTGCGCGTGCACGCGGGGCACCTGGTCGTACCGCGCGTCGACCGCCGAGCCGGGGTGGTACGGCGCGCCGCGGCCGCCGAACGCGAGGCGGTCGTCGGCGGTGCGCTGCCCGTAGACGACGAGGTGCCGGGCGTCGGTGAGCGTCTGCCCGCGGTCGAGGCCGATCGTGGCCCACACGGACGCGGGCAGGGGTTCGGTCGCGACCATGAGGGAGTAGACGGGCACGACGTCCCGGGCCGACCCGGGCAGGCGCGGCGTCCACGCCTCGGTGGCGCGCACGACCCAGCGGCAGCGCACCGTGCCCTGGTCGGTGACGACGGCCCGCGGCGACGTCCGCAGCGCCCGGGTGCGCTCGGCGATCCGCACGCCGCGGGCCGTGAGCACCTGCGCGAGCCCGTGCGCCAGACGGGCGGGCTGCACGCGCGCGCAGTCGGGCGTCCACGTGCCGGCCAGCACGCCCTCGGCGCGCACGTGCTCGGCCACGCCCTCGGGGTCGAGGAGCTGGACCTCGTCGCCCCAGCGGGCGCCCTCGGCGGCCTCCCGGGTCACGCGGTCCACCTGCGGCGCCGTGCGGGCCAGCGTCACGGTCCCGCCGTAGGCGAAGTCGCAGCCGATCTGCTCGGCGGCGGCGACCCCGCCGACCTCGACGACGGTGTCCCGCATGGCGGCGCGCATCTCCCGGGCCGCGTCGGGGCCGTGCCGGCGGGCGAGCGCGTCGGGCGACGTCGGGAACAGGGCCGAGCACCAGCCGCCGTTGCGTCCGCTGGCACCCGAGCCGGCCACGTCCTGCTCGACGACGAGGACGTCGAGCGAGGGGTCGGCCTCCAGCAGGTAGTACGCCGTCCACAGCCCGGTGTACC is a genomic window containing:
- a CDS encoding NAD(P)/FAD-dependent oxidoreductase, whose amino-acid sequence is MSAAARVDDATHLRGLSLWWDQVVAEDPGAATPRPPLDGDTTADVVVVGGGYTGLWTAYYLLEADPSLDVLVVEQDVAGSGASGRNGGWCSALFPTSPDALARRHGPDAAREMRAAMRDTVVEVGGVAAAEQIGCDFAYGGTVTLARTAPQVDRVTREAAEGARWGDEVQLLDPEGVAEHVRAEGVLAGTWTPDCARVQPARLAHGLAQVLTARGVRIAERTRALRTSPRAVVTDQGTVRCRWVVRATEAWTPRLPGSARDVVPVYSLMVATEPLPASVWATIGLDRGQTLTDARHLVVYGQRTADDRLAFGGRGAPYHPGSAVDARYDQVPRVHAHLHRTLVELFPAVADHAVTHTWGGALGVPRDWHASVGLDPSTGIGWAGGYVGDGVGTANLAGRTLADLITGADTPLTRLPWVGHRSPAWEPEPVRWAEITAARWAATWADAAERRTGRPSLVARALSPFLGH
- the dxr gene encoding 1-deoxy-D-xylulose-5-phosphate reductoisomerase, yielding MSRRTVTVLGSTGSVGTQALELLARDPSRFALVGLSAGGGNVELLVEQARAHRVPVVAVADVVAAAVVRDLLPGVEVLSGPDAAADLAGRGADVVLNAITGSVGLLPTLAALRAGSTLALANKESLVVGGALVRAATVRPDQIVPVDSEHSAIAQALRSGARAEVRRLVLTASGGPFRGWSADAVARATPEQALAHPTWAMGPVITVNSASLMNKGLELIEAHLLFDVPVDDVAVVVHPQSVVHSMVEFVDGSTIAQASPPDMRLPIALGLAWPERVAGAASPCDWSTATSWTFEPLDEVVFPAVRLAREAVAASATHPAVYNAANEEGVAAFLAGRIAFGDVVTTVEKVLAEHEGTTADGTTLDVVLEVERWARARANEVLAV
- the tsf gene encoding translation elongation factor Ts, which gives rise to MANYSLADIKALRERTGAGMMDVKKALEEAEGDTDKALEIIRVKGLKGVGKRESRAASDGLVAAHVGPTADGAGHVGVLVEINSETDFVAKNQTFISLADRVLAAAVASGAADADALLAADTDGATVQDVVTETAATLGEKVVVRRVARLSGEHVEVYLHKVNKDLPPQVGVLVATDAAGAAVARDIATHVAAYSPTYLSRDEVPADVVENERRIAEETARNEGKPEAALPKIVEGRLNGYFKESVLVDQAFAKDPKKTVGQVLAEAGGTLTGFVRYRVGA
- the pyrH gene encoding UMP kinase codes for the protein MTQDPSAGAGPKTDPTPGAVPARRVLLKLSGESFGGGDVGLAVPVVRRIAGEIAVAVRAGVQVAIVVGGGNFFRGAELSQSGMDRARADYMGMLGTVMNCLALQDFLEQAGVSTRVQTAITMGQVAEPYIPLRAIRHLEKGRVVIFGAGAGMPYFSTDTVAVQRALETHCQEVLMGKNGVDGVYSADPRHDPDARKLDHLTYTEAIVGELGVMDTSALSLCRDNDVPMRVFGLEEHGNVTRALEGEKIGTLVTAS
- a CDS encoding phosphatidate cytidylyltransferase — its product is MTQLAAPRNTSPGRDLPAAVVVGLVLLGVVAASLFVRKEAFAVVAVVAVGAAVWELAHAFSRRSIHLPLLPLLVGTAGILVSAYAAGTEALFVSFLLTVGGAVVWRVLDGNGEPALRDATAAAFAAAYLPFLGGFVMLMLAEPDGALRVLVFILLAVACDTGGYVVGTLLGRHPLAPSVSPKKSWEGLLGSIVLASVVGVVGVQLAFDGEPLVGVVVALGVVVSATLGDLAESMLKRDLELKDMGRLLPGHGGVLDRIDSMLLTAPTVWVLLTVLLPSGG
- the rlmN gene encoding 23S rRNA (adenine(2503)-C(2))-methyltransferase RlmN, giving the protein MSATPVRLQLSATTRGARGKPPRHFVDLTPEERVEAVTALGEKPFRAKQLATHYFTHLTNDPEKMTDLPKASRDVLTGDLFPRLLTATRTLTADGGTTVKTLYHLFDDAKVESVLMRYANRTTLCVSSQAGCGLACSFCATGQLGLTRNLSTAEIVEQVREAARALAAGEVPGGATRLTNVVFMGMGEPLANYKAVMGTVRRLVAPAPDGLGMSARNVTVSTVGMVPAMDKLAGEGIPVTLALSLHAPDDELRSELVPVNTRWDVDDALDSARRYFDATGRRVSIEYALIRDVNDHAWRADLLGEKLAARGTGWVHCNPIPLNPTPGSRWTASDPAVEREFVARLRAHGIPTTIRDTRGSDIDGACGQLAAEEDQ
- the frr gene encoding ribosome recycling factor, coding for MIDDTLLEAEEKMDKAVEVAKEDFAAIRTGRANAAMFAKVFVDYYGALTPLQQLASFNVVEARTILVSPFDKSSMTAIERALRDSDLGVNPTNDGAVIRVVLPALTAERRKDFVKLAKSKAEDARISVRSVRRRAKETLDKIVKDGEAGEDEVVRAEKELEVLTKKHVELIDHLLASKESELLEV
- a CDS encoding DivIVA domain-containing protein, whose translation is MSDGMFRTVSGLKRGYDPDEVDEFFEHARTLYETGPASELTGAQVRKVAFDMVRGGYVTSAVDAALDRLEHAFVARQRAQHVAERGQDAWMAELGAQARTLYGRLGRPDGDRFAPPQGREPGYEPADVDALCHRLVAYFDKGAPLTAAEVRSATFRRRNGRNGYAEGPVDAFFARAVDVLLGVE